From Heliomicrobium modesticaldum Ice1, a single genomic window includes:
- a CDS encoding endonuclease III domain-containing protein has protein sequence MDDQRAELLRLYRRLLDHFGPRHWWPADTTLEMVVGAILTQNVAWKNVVTAIEQLKQAGLLDISALAEAPREQVARLVRSTRYYNQKAERLQGFARRIVDEYGGRLENLLSLEAGELRKRLLDIKGIGKETADCIILYGAQQPIFVVDAYTRRIFSRLGYFSEKVGYDEMQAFFAERLEPDLYLFQEYHAQIDGLGNRYCLAKGPSCAECPLGDCCTYYRTEGKGNDSDVP, from the coding sequence ATGGACGATCAACGGGCTGAACTGCTCCGCCTCTACCGCCGCCTGCTTGATCATTTCGGTCCTCGGCACTGGTGGCCTGCCGATACAACCTTGGAGATGGTTGTCGGCGCCATCTTGACCCAAAATGTGGCCTGGAAGAACGTCGTGACGGCTATCGAGCAACTGAAGCAAGCAGGTTTGCTTGACATCAGCGCCCTCGCGGAAGCACCGAGGGAACAGGTGGCCCGCCTGGTACGTTCGACCCGTTACTACAATCAAAAGGCAGAGCGGTTGCAAGGCTTCGCTCGGCGGATCGTCGACGAATACGGCGGGAGGTTGGAAAACCTGTTGTCGTTGGAGGCGGGGGAGTTGCGCAAGCGGCTCCTTGACATCAAGGGGATCGGCAAAGAGACGGCCGACTGCATCATCCTCTACGGCGCGCAGCAGCCGATTTTCGTAGTTGATGCCTATACGCGGCGCATCTTTTCTCGCCTCGGCTACTTTTCCGAAAAGGTCGGTTACGATGAGATGCAGGCCTTTTTTGCCGAGCGACTGGAACCGGATCTGTACCTCTTTCAGGAATACCACGCCCAGATCGATGGCCTGGGCAATCGCTATTGTCTGGCCAAAGGGCCGTCCTGTGCGGAATGTCCGCTGGGCGACTGTTGCACTTATTATCGGACGGAAGGAAAGGGGAACGACAGCGATGTGCCTTGA
- the thiE gene encoding thiamine phosphate synthase, with translation MCLEELWAGRYALNIGRYGLFQRTLRKAAPLAWPPVLVTHRRLCPSDKSLLDVIAGAIEGGIGAVILREKDLTGRELLDLAQSVLALTRPAGVPLIVNGNPAVAIAAGADGVHLGAEDLPPSKVRSIIGPGMLLGRSIHSSEEAQALAESGDGAVLDYFLFGNVFETACKPGKAAVGLDVLSQIVRRSPVPVIAIGGITADKVPLIGRSGAAGVAIMSAIMTAADPVAAARAITVPAAKAVAGVTEAGEDAGILYGIIGREQASDAATLAAMADGAYAGGCDIIQLREKNMPTGEFLRRAQILREKASRWGKLFIVNDRIDIAIAAGADGVHLGAEDLPPEIARQMWPKGIIGVTVRNLAQAQAAVAAGADYVGAGPVFPTTSKRLDAPPLGFAGLQAICDAIDIPVVAIGGLNAGTMNGIRKTGCSGVSVISALFQLRDAKGHPDRGAAAPCRLTALQEEGTSDGPGAPADFVRAAVEEAARRLKAQL, from the coding sequence ATGTGCCTTGAAGAGCTGTGGGCAGGCAGATACGCCTTGAATATAGGTCGATACGGTCTGTTCCAGCGAACGCTGAGGAAAGCCGCACCCCTGGCGTGGCCGCCGGTGCTGGTGACCCATCGCAGGCTCTGCCCCAGCGACAAAAGCCTGCTCGACGTCATCGCCGGGGCGATCGAGGGCGGTATTGGGGCAGTCATCTTGCGGGAAAAAGACCTGACCGGCAGGGAACTGCTGGACCTGGCGCAGTCTGTGCTGGCGCTGACCCGGCCGGCCGGGGTGCCGCTGATCGTCAACGGCAATCCAGCCGTCGCCATCGCGGCGGGGGCTGACGGTGTTCATCTCGGCGCCGAAGACCTGCCGCCTTCCAAAGTCCGCTCAATTATCGGTCCCGGCATGTTGTTGGGCCGTTCCATCCATTCGTCTGAAGAAGCACAGGCGCTGGCGGAATCAGGAGATGGGGCAGTTCTGGACTATTTTCTCTTTGGGAATGTCTTTGAAACGGCTTGCAAGCCGGGCAAGGCAGCAGTAGGACTTGACGTGTTGAGCCAAATCGTTCGTCGCTCTCCCGTCCCGGTGATCGCCATCGGCGGGATCACAGCCGATAAAGTGCCTTTGATCGGTCGATCAGGCGCCGCCGGGGTGGCCATCATGTCGGCGATCATGACGGCCGCCGACCCGGTTGCCGCCGCGAGGGCCATCACCGTCCCCGCTGCCAAGGCCGTCGCCGGCGTCACCGAAGCCGGGGAAGATGCCGGGATCCTTTATGGCATCATCGGCCGGGAGCAGGCGTCAGATGCGGCAACGCTGGCGGCCATGGCCGATGGGGCTTACGCCGGCGGTTGTGATATCATCCAGTTGCGAGAGAAAAATATGCCGACAGGCGAATTTTTGCGCCGCGCCCAAATCCTGCGGGAAAAGGCTTCCCGCTGGGGGAAACTGTTTATTGTCAATGATCGCATCGATATCGCCATCGCCGCCGGCGCTGACGGCGTTCACCTGGGAGCCGAAGATCTCCCGCCTGAGATAGCCCGCCAGATGTGGCCCAAAGGGATCATCGGTGTCACCGTCCGCAATCTTGCCCAGGCGCAGGCTGCCGTTGCTGCCGGAGCCGATTACGTCGGGGCGGGTCCCGTCTTTCCGACGACATCAAAAAGATTAGACGCTCCGCCGCTGGGTTTTGCAGGCCTGCAGGCGATTTGCGATGCCATCGATATTCCTGTCGTGGCCATCGGCGGCCTGAATGCCGGCACGATGAACGGGATCAGAAAGACCGGTTGCAGTGGGGTGTCCGTCATTTCGGCGCTGTTTCAGTTGCGCGACGCAAAGGGTCATCCAGATAGAGGAGCTGCTGCGCCATGCAGGCTGACTGCTCTGCAAGAAGAGGGTACGAGCGATGGGCCTGGCGCCCCTGCTGACTTTGTCCGAGCAGCCGTGGAAGAGGCAGCCAGGCGACTGAAGGCGCAGCTGTAA